In Ictalurus furcatus strain D&B chromosome 20, Billie_1.0, whole genome shotgun sequence, the DNA window acatttttcattgttaaataacaacacgctTTCTTAATACAGGTTCCTGTGTTATCCATCTGCTTTGAGATTTCACCAGTGCTGTTGTATATTGACAATTGCAATCTATCAAAATGTTGTTATGCACCCTATTGAGATGAGAATCACTCAGTATTCtaataatttttataattaaGAGTAAGAATTCTTAAAAATTATGATTGCAGGTATCAATTCTCTCTACCATGCTGATTTTTCTCTTATTTCATGTCactgttcttttatttaatatgcaCTTTTTCTGTCTCATATCCTTTTCATGAGCAGACTGGAGCAGACGAGACACTACCAGGCCCTTCGATAAGGAATTAAACAGTGCTGTATCCCTGTGTGTCTCAGTCAGAAGCTGACTCTGCTGGATCGTGTGCGGCTGCCCACGCCACGACCATCTTCAGTGAGAGGCTGGCTTATGATGCCTGCTGGGAATCCTGGGAGTGGAGCAGGGAATGGTGGACCAGCAGAGGTGGCTGAAGAGAGTCCATCTAAAGAGGCAAAACCTGCTGGCTTcagcaacagagagagattcAGGACTGCGTTCAGAATGAAAGCTTACTCTCTTAGACAGAGTTCagagggtacacacacacacacacacacacacaatttctggAGTGTGAAGACAACCCCATGGCACAAACGCTGTCTTTTTCAAAAACTGTTATTAAAaagagaattttatttattttattttatttatttttgtacatttaaggtaaagtttttgggtttttttttttctttcaaaaaactATAAACTACTAAGTATTATTAAGAAATATTTAGAATACACcctttaaatattatatataccaACTATGGCAATCGCATCTGTGTTGCAATGAATCAGGCTTCATCTTACAACCTAAATGGTACTTCAAACATGTTTGcttttaaacataaacacatagcttatataatatgaaatgtaatatgaaatgtttattacatATGAATATAGATTCTGAAATGTTAGATAGATCCATATGTATTAGCTGTTGATTTTTTCTTGTAGATACGGCCGGGCTGCCAGACCCCACCCCTGAGGAGAAAGGCTTTCCTCCTGATATCCTGATGGAGGAGATGATTCCTACTCTTAAATTAGTCATCAGAGCAGTCCGGTAAGCAAATATCCTTACAAAATAGACACAGAAATCAAACATATATTACTGTGGACCAACGTAAGTACAAAGGTGaaagcacacagacacatggacaTTTTTTCTCAACTTTTATTAACCTGGTATTGTCCTTTGCAGTTGAGTAAAGCTGAGGCAGTGTAGGTGAAAAGTGTGTGCCTTCTACAGTAATAAAACTGCTCCATAAATATCTCACCCCCACACCTTGACCATTACAAATCACCACAGTGACATGGCGCTTCAATCTGCACTAATGGGTCTGTGATCATGCACTCGCATGTGGATGCGTGCAAGCTCACATTAATAATATCCAAAAGTTTCAAATACTCCCAAAGATTAATGACAAGAAAGTGCAGTCTGCCTAAAATAAGGCCTGTCATCTCTTGTAGCAAATGGGCTTCTATTAACGGCCCATTGTCATTAACTGTTAAATACCAGccaagagaagagaagaaatagTATGCTCTTGTAatccttttaaataaaagctgcagttttgttggaggaaaaaaagcaaatggCAATCTGCTAATTGTCCAGGGTCTTAGTTAATGAATTCTCATTTTTGATGGTCTAGGtccacttttatttattcatctttttttttttaaattgtttagtCACaatagtgtttttaaaaaatggtaaatATTTAAGCATTATACTGTGCATGACCTAAATAAGATCTGTGAGCACCTTGTTTGTGTTATTAGGATTCTGATATTCCTGTtgaataaaaagcattttaagGAGACCCTGAGGCCATATGATGTAAAGGATGTGATAGAGCAGTACTCTGCAGGACACCTGGACATGCTTTGCAGGATCAAATACCTCCAAtcaaggtaaacacacacacacacacacacacactctctctctcatacacacacacacacacacacacactctgactcacacacacacacacacacacgcaatttCTGGAATGTGCAGACAGCCCTAATTACTTATTACTATATCACACTTCTTACTATCTCTGCGGGGTGGACAGAGACGTGTATTCCAGTGACCTCAAACTAaatctgtgctttgtttttctttctttacagaGTAGATTTGATTTTTTCTCCTGGTCCACCTCTCACtccaaaacataaaaagacCCCCAAAACACCTTTCCCCTATCCATCTCAACAGTCTCCCAGGTGAGAATTCTTAAATTACATTACACAATTACTGAAAGTTACATGTAaccaacatgtactgtatattgaaaGATTTTAAATGCCACTTTCTGGTGTCACACAGAAGAGCAGTGTTGACGAGTAGTTAGCTACATATTTTTGTAGTTTCACAATAATGTAGCTTTTCTTGTAAcaagcttaatttttttttaccaagtaGCATGTTTTGTCACACTACACCGATGCGTTTCCTTTTTCACACAACcagttaaatgttatttttcaaTCAAACAAATCGCAatgtataaacaaataaatgtataatgtatcTGACCAGAACAAATTCAATGCTTCTAATTAGTGTCGAACATGTACTAGTGCACATTCCTGAACAGAGTTCTCTGGGAATAACAGCATTGCACTGCAGCTACAGAGGATGCATTCTTCTAGTGATAAAAACAAGACTATCCAGCATCCATGGCAACATCAATATTTATCATTGTTTATGAACATGAAATGTTTACAAGGTTATAGATACACATTTGTTTGTAACCTGtgcaaaatggaaataaaattttGTTGACATCCAAAACTTTAAGCAACAATGTAAGGATACATAATGGTGGGCAGctcatctttttttgttgttgttgttattgttgttgattaCCTAGTTGGTTAAGTTAAGAGGCTGGTCATGAGTGATAgtttctgaatattttctgtTCAATTAATGCAATGAAGTAGTGAATTATCAAAAAGTGGTAATTGTTTCAATGGAGCATGATATCTGATCTCAGGTTTTTAACCTAATAGCTACTGTCAGCCAATATCAAATAAGCATTGACGACAagaattataatatttaatccAATGTTATATGGATTACTGTATGTCCATTAACACTAACTAGCTACATTTTTCCAGAAAATGAACCAAGAGTAGTGGAGTGATCCCTCTCTGTTATGGCATACTCCATACGCAAACAATAGTCATAAAGAATAGGCTCTATACAAACTCAtttgaatggaattgaattaGGCTATGCTGAACAAGTGATAGTGGTAGAAGTGAAGCATAGCATGTCTATCTGGGAAATACAGTATATCAAAAATGTGATCACAACTGTACATCTAATGATTATCTACAaacatatttgcatttttttgcatatattattacaaacacaacataattgtattacacataattataaacattatgTGCTAAAGTAACCCACTAaagattataaacattatattatcagtcacaatattatttattattttagtttattattaattgttttgGAAGAACAGTTGAGTCACTGCAACCTAATGTTTTAAAGTAAAGGAAAATGTGGCTGACCGGTTTGCACCTAAAATTAAtagatttcaattcaattcaattcaattttatttgtatagcgctttttacaatagacattgtctcaaagcagctttacagaaatatctacacggtatacagatattaaaggtttgaatttatcccaactgagcaagccactgagtggcgacggtggcaaggaaaaactccctaagatgttttaagaggaagaaaccttgagaggaaccagactcagaagggaacccatcctcatctgggtaacaacagataatgtgaaaaagttcattattgacttatatgaagtctgtatggccttacgagcagccgtagtcccagcagtctggaattggagaagatttgagcaccatccagaggcagaaaggatctggatctctagtatctccataaaatcgtgtgtggctcggcagaaggagagagggagagaaaagattattaggactgggaattagtataatagaaagtctagtcagggtaggcttgagtaaacaaatacgttttaagcctagacttaaacagtgagactgtgtctgagtcccgaacactaataggaagactgttccataacagtggggctctataagcgaaagctctcccccctgctgtagccttcactattcgaggtaccgtcaaatagcctgcatcttttgatctaagtaggcgtggcggatcatagaaaaccaaaaggtcacttagatattgtggtgcgagaccgtttagtgctttataggctaataaaagtattttatagttaatgcaggattccactgggagccaatgcagtattgataatattggtgtgatatggtcgtatcttctagttctagttaggactctagcagctgcattctggactaactggagtttgtttatattcctactggaacatccagacagtaaggcattacagtaatctagtctagtggtgacgaatgcatgaactagtatttctatTTAGATAAAGCTGTTAATTTAAGATATAGCAACTGGTTGATAAAATGACATAACTTTAAAAGGTTTGTCAAAAATACTGGCAGTCTTATCTATATTCAGATCCTGATATGCATGTGTTAAAGATACTGGACAGCTCATTCAGATTATTGAAATTGTGTGTAGTTCAAGTTGACAGGATTTTCTTGAGTAGCGCTCTCAGCAGTTATTAAATAGCATCTAGATCAGCCCAATTAAAACAAGCAATTGCCTTTAACTGGGTAATAAAGCAGATTGCATTTTTGGGTGAAATATGCTACAAAATGATGTAGCATAAAAGCATttatgtaaaatgaaaaattatttaagATGAAAGATGAAAAATTATTTGTGCATAATGACACAACTTTCTAATCCACATATAGTAGTTCTGTGCTATTAATTGTTATGGATAAAATAATACCAGCAGTTGAAGTAGTGTGTCATAAAAAGGAACAAACCTGTAAGAAATGGGACAGGACTgcttgaaggaaaaaaatattggaaaataTTGTTTTGTCTTGCATTTGCATTAATACAGGTGGGATATTTAGGCCAAAATGGATTTGAAAATACCACTGCGCAGGCAGATTTTCAAAGTCACTGCCCCCTGTTGATCCGCTCCACCCACGCCTGAGCAGCTTGCTTCACTGCAGAACACAAAATACCCTGGTGTTAACCCTCACACTACAGATGTGCCTGCATGAAAATATAGCTTACAAATGAATAGTTCACCCTGAAAAACATGAACtatgtttgtattaaaatatttgtaatcTGTTTAGTGATTTTGATGCTAGGTTGTTGATACTCTATGCATGTTATTCTCAGGGGAAGTTAATGGTAGTGCACCACACTGTTGTCACAGACAGCCATTGCTAGCACAGTTAAAATGGCATTCAATAGGAGAAAATTTTCTCAAACATAAATTATCAGAAACAGATGCTCAGGTTTtgctgttagctcctaaaaacaaagaGCTGCTTTTATCATCCAGCATATTTCAGTGACATTCAATGTAATATTAATGAGAAGTCTAATGCAGAAGTAGTGGAGATAACAAATATTGGAGTTGCAATTCAGATATACGCTGCAGTTGCTTAGAtttaggggcatggctggcaaCCAACTTGACTTGGCTAGTTAGTAATGTACATGATTTCAAGCATGAtggcttataataataataataataataataataataataacaataataacaatattattgttattattattatcaaaagctcctctccctctttctctctctctcagacatgaGGGTTATCTGGCTAAAGCAGGCCTGCCTGATACTGAAGACCAAAGCCTGATGGGCAGATTTGTGCGGGTAGAGAGACAGGTATGTTCCTGCTCATCCCATCTTACAGAACTTTATGGATCTGTTTCATATTTGAGATGAGATGCTTTCATTTTCCATTAAGATGTTAAGGCTATTTTTCAAGGAAAGTTATTAGTTTGTTGCCATTGATGCAGGTGACAGACATGGAGAAGAAACTTGACTTCCTGGTGGACATGCACATGCAGTATGACTTCACACCCCCCGCCCCCATTACCATGGAGCGCAGTGATGTCACTGTCAGTATCAGTGGAGACCGAGTGTACTGCACCTATGCCCCACCTGTTCCCTACAGCCAATACTACATacattctcacacactttcacacacaaacccacCCCGCCCCACTGTTCTACCCATCAGCCCACTGCCAAGCCACTCCCCTAACTCTCACTTTGAACTATCTGAACAGCTGTATTTGGACCAGAGAGCAGGCACACCACTGTCATTGCTGTCTGTCACACATGAGGAGCTAGAGCGATCACCCAGCGGCTTCAGCATCTctgctgagagagaggagatcacaggcaatgggtcaggagTCATGGCAAGGTTGAGCTGGGGTCATGAATGCCAATATTTAGCAGAGGgtgagacagatacagacactgAACCATTCACCCCAAGTGGGCAGGCTCCACTGTCCTCTACTGGAGATGTGTTCCCTACAGAGGAAGTGTGGATCACCCCACCttgatatcacacacacacacacacacacacacacacaaacacacttacatAAATGCAAAGGTAACAGtacataaactgttttttttttttttaaactgcagaCTCTGTACagcacacaaatatacacacttacacacgaagacaatattgttattaatggaatgtatataaaaaatatatcaacatGCTTTACCGCTGCAAAGCTAGGAGCACTGCATGGAATGCATGCGTTTTATCTTTTTGTCTTTAGTGGTAGACATTGCACAAGTGCAGACCAAGAAGGGGTTACAGTAAATGGaaaattctgttaaaaaaaaattaatgaaaaaaagaaagaaagaaaaccaaatGCTATGCCATTTTTGTacacttatttttatatttacaaccATCTGGTTTTCTTCATATGCATGGACTGCATGGCACTCATCCTTAAAACAGTTAATGGTCATTATATTTTCCTATTGTTTTGCActtattttatgtttcttttgAAATGCAGAGTATTTGTTATAACTTAATTGGCTGTTTATGTAAATGTCTGTTACCATGTCACATCTTTACCATGTCACACTTGATCATTACCAAGTGCACTTCCTTGGACGTCTCAGAGTACACATATTATGTATTGGGGTGACTAGACCAGAGTCACCCCAATGCTGCTTTGTCCATATGACTTATAGCCCAGCTATTCACCTTGGAATCTGTACCATGGTTAATTGActttcacagctttcacaaCTGCCAGCACAAAGAATGTTAGTTCTGGAATCTACAGTTAGCATACATCATCTGCACAAGTAATTTCAGGTTGTTGACACTGAGTGTGGTCACTTTTAGCCACTCTGTTAGTTTTGGCTTACACTATTATGTGAAGGTACTCTGCCAGCTCTACTGGGAGCCAATTAGGGCCCATCTGACCACCTCAAGTAGCCACTCTCAATCATTCAGAACATGTAGAAGTCTTCCTATAAAGTTACTTAAAATGACTTGTAGAAGGAAATTTTTGTGTAAAAGTGTATAATTCTCAGATTCAAAGACAATATGTGCCAATGGCTAATTATTAAAAACTTAGTATGTCTCATGGATTTTGTAATGGGATGCAAATAAGAATTAAAAACTGTTGTATAGCCATGTGATTGCTTATGAAGTTTCCTGAAAGTTTTTGACAATCACATGGTTTACTATTAgactgaaattattattattattattattattatccaaccAATCAAtctaaataatgtttttttattattattattgcaaaacacaacaaactCCAGCCAACTAAACCACATCAGGTGTTTTTTCTTTGACCAAAAATGGGTAAACCTTGCTGCAGAATAGTCAACAGTCAAATAGTCAACAGTCAATAGTGTACTGTTAATTTATGCATTCCCTTCTAAAACTATATCATCATTTTGACCTCATTATGAACATTGTATAATCAAAATATCAGCTTGAAATTCAGTCAGTCCTAGAGTAAGCGAGCATGTATGATCTTTAACAGGACTAAAAGTTTGAATATGTAAAACCAAGACTTGTACAGCCACGATTTATATACTTATTGTTGATTTTGGTGATTTGCTGAATAGTTAAAGTAGGAAATATGATATAATGCAGTAACGTGGCCCCATAGAAAGATTTTTGTACTGCTATCTTCTTGGGGCCCAATACTCAAAATGTGCACTAAAATACACAGGAAGAGCTTCAGTGTTTCTGCTCCTGCTATTAGCAGAATTACATTAAACAATAATGTCaattgtgaaaaaagaaaaaatgactttttaaaataaaacttcattAATACAGTTATTGATATTTATGATCTCTATATATGCTGATATGTTTGTAAACACTCTAAGTATATCATAGCTTTAAAGAGATAAGCATTATTTCTGGTTACAGaagataaaaatgataattCCTGAATGCTTAACATCATTTTCTTTTactctattttctttctttctttctttcatgcatgtatgcctgtgtgtgtgtgtgtgtgtgtgtgtgtgtgtgtgtgtgtgtgtgtatgtgcgtgtgtgtgtgtgcttgaatgTGCTTGAATTTTGATAACTCACACACTGACCACACCCATGTACTGTAAACTCACAAACAGCCTGCCATCACTGACTAATGACTGCTATTCATTATTTGTGCCTTGCCATTCTGGAGTACAGGTTCCTTATAGCCACATATTTTGTTTGTGAATAGACCAGTCAGTCATCCATTTGCTCCACAAATTATACATTTGTTTTACTAGGCTACAGCCAACcacattttgttccttttttatttGCAGATTAGATGAGTTTACACTAGTGGCCTTCTGAGCTCTTCATTCCAAGTTTTTAAAgaatacacattttatttatatcctgGTCTGCACCAGTTTAATAGATTGACTTACAGAAACAATGTGCAgatgtcttaatttttttatgttatattgcaccagttattaataaaaatgtatccaATTAGGTCTTTGGTTGAActtattttcccaaaaatgcACAGTCATTCGAAGTTTAAATCTTCACAAAATCCTTGTCACatatcgaggttgagccagaagcaagtgcagataatgacatttattgaaacaaacgtactatgaaacaaagacactaagacaacttggtataacactgtggcatgacacaaaacaccgagacatgaACAACAAGCGTCTAGCACAAcgaaaaacaagcaaacagtgcagacaaggactatatatacacacacacacacacaggagtgctcattaacaaaacgtgagtcaggtgcaggtggtcatgtgacagctagtgcagtgcagtggctgatgggaagtggagtccagagtttcttgatacatgacagaaccctcccccaagggcgctactcccggagcgcccaaaattatacgtcctccatctggtggtcctggccccctgggcaaaatgtccccagcagaacCAGGAGGCCGAGCGGCTTCCACAACGGCACAGGGAGGCAGAGATACTTCCTTggctgaacatgaaagcggggcgacgtcctcggcagagcatgaaagcggggcgacgtcctcggcagagcatgaaagcggggcgacatCCTAGTCGgtgcagggaagcagagcgacgtcctcagcggagctggacagtggagcgacgtcctctgCGGAGCAGagaggcggagcgacgacctcggccgggcagggaggcggagcgacgacctcggcggagcatggaagcggagcgaagtcctcggcggagcatggaagcggagcgacgacctcggctgaccggggaggctgagcgacgacctcggctgaccggggaggctgagcgacgacctcggctgaccggggaggctgagcgacgtccacagctgaacagtgGGGAATCCTTGAGTCCGGTAGGAGTTGGAGCGACGTCTCTCACGGAACGTGGAGGCAGAGCAACGTtctccactgaacatgaaggctgagcgagagccataataggggagagagggtgggagttggtctccgccctgaccacagactccccctcccgtcggcgtggcatggcgtagtcctttGTGAACATTGACGGTGGTGACCTGGTGCCTGGTCTGTCCCGCCACGGCAGCCCGAGCATGCGGTCATTCTGAGCGAGTAGTTCATCGgtccttcttccctgctccaatagtcctctataccactcctcatatgctgcaaaccaggcgtccatcttggtgatctgctgcttctgataaagcgtctttcgttctgtcacgtatcgaggttgagccagaagcaagtgcagataataacatttattgaaacaaacgtactatgaaacaaagacactaagacaacttggtataacactgtggcatgacacaaaacaccgagacatgaACAACAAGCGTCTAggacaacaaaaaacaagcaaacagtgcagacaaggactatatatacacacgagcgctcattaacaaaacgtgagtcaggtgcaggtggtcatgtgacagctagtgcagtgcagtggctgatgggaagtggagtccagagtttcttgatacacgACAATCCTGggaatggaaaaataaaaaggaatagtGAAGATGCAgatacagtggggaaaataagtattgaacgtgtcaaaatttttttagtaaatatatttccaatgaggctattcacatgaaattttcaccagacctTGGTATTAATTGAAGAAATTcacacatgtaaagaaatccaaacattaaagtccataaattaagttatgtgtaataaagtggaatgacaggaaaaaagtattgaactttatttatagattttaatgttttgaattatttatagttgcggatttcttgagttaaccttgatgtctggtgaaaatttcatgtgaataacctcattggaaatatatttactgaaaacaatgttgacgcattcaatacttatttcccccactgtatatgctgTACAGCCCTATCAATGTCCCATAAAGGTTCAATGTTTTTCAGTTTGCA includes these proteins:
- the kcnq3 gene encoding potassium voltage-gated channel subfamily KQT member 3, which encodes MYGSVPHQLINYTTWFFHMPDKIRSLVSNYFKDLQKGFAVQDFTTGWQQVELWYILFLVSRFLIVLACLILAILTTFKEYEDDSGHWLVVLETFTIFIFGSEFVLRIWAAGCRCRYKGWRGRLKFARKPLCILDIFVLIASVPVVALGNQGNVLATSLRSLRFLQILRMLRMDRRGGTWKLLGSAIYAHSKELITAWYIGFLSLILSSFLVYLVEKDVVLMTIPNDEDGTPTPAQDFDTYADALWWGLITLTTIGYGDKTPKTWPGRLLAGTFTLIGVSFFALPAGILGSGLALKVQEQHRQKHFEKRRHPAAGLIQSAWRYYATNPVREDLTATWRFYETVISLPCFRKENLEAIASQKLTLLDRVRLPTPRPSSVRGWLMMPAGNPGSGAGNGGPAEVAEESPSKEAKPAGFSNRERFRTAFRMKAYSLRQSSEDTAGLPDPTPEEKGFPPDILMEEMIPTLKLVIRAVRILIFLLNKKHFKETLRPYDVKDVIEQYSAGHLDMLCRIKYLQSRVDLIFSPGPPLTPKHKKTPKTPFPYPSQQSPRHEGYLAKAGLPDTEDQSLMGRFVRVERQVTDMEKKLDFLVDMHMQYDFTPPAPITMERSDVTVSISGDRVYCTYAPPVPYSQYYIHSHTLSHTNPPRPTVLPISPLPSHSPNSHFELSEQLYLDQRAGTPLSLLSVTHEELERSPSGFSISAEREEITGNGSGVMARLSWGHECQYLAEGETDTDTEPFTPSGQAPLSSTGDVFPTEEVWITPP